A genomic region of Papaver somniferum cultivar HN1 chromosome 7, ASM357369v1, whole genome shotgun sequence contains the following coding sequences:
- the LOC113292673 gene encoding antimicrobial peptide 1-like: MTAIKKSVSVLFMVLVLMAVVSELANASSIIVYAGPGCNNRAERHLKCGCSNIGLRGGYEFTYGGQSAAMYWQSNCEGASQFILRGDSRSCDAYTWKSMFIQC; encoded by the coding sequence ATGACAGCTATTAAGAAATCAGTGTCCGTACTATTCATGGTTCTGGTCCTCATGGCTGTCGTGAGTGAATTGGCAAATGCAAGTTCTATTATAGTGTACGCTGGACCAGGGTGCAACAATCGTGCTGAAAGGCATTTGAAATGTGGGTGTTCAAACATTGGTCTACGAGGTGGTTATGAATTTACTTACGGTGGACAAAGTGCTGCCATGTATTGGCAGTCTAATTGCGAGGGTGCATCTCAATTTATCCTCCGTGGTGATTCCCGTAGCTGTGACGCATATACATGGAAGAGTATGTTTATTCAGTGTTAA